The sequence TGTCCTGGTGTAGGTAGTCCGTATCTTCACAGACAGTCCTATTTCGCCGAGTCTCTCTCCGAGACAGCGCCCAGATCGTTACGCCTTTCGTGCGGGTCGGAACTTACCCGACAAGGAATTTCGCTACCTTAGGACCGTTATAGTTACGGCCGCCGTTCACTGGGGCTTCGGTCGCTAGCTTCGCCCCGCAGGGCTAACCCACTTCCTTAACCTTCCAGCACTGGGCAGGCGTCAGCCCCTATACTTCCTCTTTCGAGTTGGCAGAGACCTGTGTTTTGGTAAACAGTCGCCTGGGCCTGGTCACTGCGACCAGCTCTCGCTGGTACCCCTTCTCCCGAAGTTACGGGGTGATTTTGCCGAGTTCCTTAGAGAGAGTTTTCTCGCGCCCCTTGGTATTCTCAACCTCCCTACCTGTGTCGGTTTCGGGTACGGGTACTGGCTTTCTTCACAACAATCGCTTTTCTTGGCACTACTTTCAGTGATACGGGAGTCGTAACTCCCTCCCAATCCATTCAGGGCATCACCTATCCTCACGCGTCCCGACGCTGCTCCCACTCAGTAGTTTGGGATTGTTGACCCAATGTCCATCGACTACGCCAATCGGCCTCGCCTTAGGTCCCGACTAACCCTCCGCGGACGAGCCTTCCGGAGGAACCCTTAGGGTTTCGGGGCTTTGGATTCTTACCAAAGTTTTCGCTACTCAAGCCGACATTCTCACTTCTATCTCGTCCACACCTGCTTACCGCTAGTGCTTCTCCCTTGATAGAACGCTCCCCTACCACAGTCCAATACTGTCCACAGCTTCGGTAGATGACTTAGCCCCGTTCATTTTCGGCGCGGGAACGCTTGACCAGTGAGCTATTACGCACTCTTTTAAGGGTGGCTGCTTCTAGGCAAACCTCCTGGTTGTCTCGGCGTTCCTACCTCCTTTCTCACTGAGTCATCATTTCGGGACCTTAGCTGGTGGTCTGGGCTGTTTCCCTCTTGACGATGAAGCTTATCCCCCACCGTCTCACTGGCGAGTTCCCCACTGGTATTCTGAGTTTGTCTCGCTTTGGTACCGCTTTCGCAGCCCGCAGCGAAACAGTGCTTTACCCCCAGTGGCTTATCCTCGCTGCTGCGCCTAAACGCATTTCGGGGAGAACCAGATAGCTCCGAGTTCGATTGGCATTTCACCGCTAACCACAGCTCATCCGCCAACTTTTCAACGTTGGTCGGTTCGGACTTCCACTTGGTACTACCCAAGCTTCCTCCTGGCCATGGTTAGTTCACCCGGGTTCGGGTCAATTACCTGTGACTAGCGCCCTGTTCGGACTCGCTTTCGCTTGGGCTTCGCTGCTAAGACAGCTTAACCGGCCACAGTCTAATTACTCGCCGGCTCATTCTTCAACAGGCACGCGGTCAGACGTTGAATCGTCCTCCCACTGCTTGTAAGCTAACGGTTTCACGTTCTTTTTCACTCCCCTCGCCGGGGTTCTTTTCACCTTTCCCTCGCGGTACTGGTTCGCTATCGGTCACACAGGAGTATTTAGCCTTACCAGGTGGTCCTGGCTGATTCACTCGGGGTTCCACGTGCCCCGGGCTACTCGGGATTCAGCTCCGCTCTCTGCGTTGTCAACTACAGGACTTTTACCTTCTCTGGTGCAGTTTTCAGTTGCTTCGTTTAACGCTTTGAGTCGGGTTTTGCTGTCCCACAACCCCAATCCCCGCAGGGACTGGTTTAGGCTCTTCCCCTTTCGCTCGCCGCTACTGGGAGAATCACTTTTGTTTTCTTTTCCTACGGCTACTGAGATGTTTCAGTTCACCGCGTTCGCTCGTTCCCACCTATTGATTCAGTGGGTCGTGCTTGGGGTTTCCCCATTCGGATACCTACGGCTCAATGCTTGTTTCCAGCTCCCCGCAGCGTTTCGTCGGTTACCACGTCCTTCTTCGCCTCTGTGTGCCGAGGGCTCTTCCGTTAGCTCTTTGTAGCTTGACCTCGGTCTTTGACTTTCTTTGGTGACTATGCAGTTTTCAAGGTTCTGGTCTGGACTAAGAGTCCAGCAGTCGTTAGGGGCTCTAACGGTGCTGATTCTTAGTTTTCTCTGGGCTTTCTCCTCTTCTGGAGATGGAGGTAAGCGGACTCGAACCGCTGACTCCCTGCGTGCAAGGCAGGTGCTCTACCAACTGAGCTATACCCCCCTGATGGGCTATCCTGGACTTGAACCAGGGACCTCACCCTTATCAGGGGTGCGCTCTAACCAGCTGAGCTAATAGCCCAGGTTCCCCAAACCTAGGTGGAAAAGCCTTCTCTCCCACGACCGACCTTGGGAGTTGGTTCTTTCACTCTTACTTCTGTTTCAGAGCTTCGTCCCTTTTGGTCTCCCGATTAAGGAGGTGATCCAGCCACACCTTCCGGTACGGCTACCTTGTTACGACTTCACCCCAGTCACCAGCCCAGCCTTCGGCGCCCCCCTCCAAACGGTTAGGGTAACGACTTCGGGCTTGGCCAGCTTCCATGGTGTGACGGGCGGTGTGTACAAGGCCCGGGAACGAATTCACCGCAGTATTCTGACCTGCGATTACTAGCGATTCCTCCTTCAAGCAGGCGAGTTGCAGCCTGCTATCTGAACTGAGGCCGAGTTTGCTGGGATTCGCTTACTCTCGCGAGCTTGCTCCCCTTTGTCCCGACCATTGTAGGACGTGTGTTGCCCAGAGCATAAGGGGCATGCTGACTTGACGTCATCCTCACCTTCCTCCGGTTTGTCACCGGCAGTCTCCCTAGAGTGCCCAACCTAATGCTGGCAACTAAGGACGAGGGTTGCGCTCGTTGCGGGACTTAACCCAACATCTCACGACACGAGCTGACGACAGCCATGCACCACCTGTCTCCGCGTTCCCGTAGGCACGTCTGAGTTTCCCCAAACTTCGCGGGATGTCAAGCCCTGGTAAGGTTCTTCGCGTTGCATCGAATTAAACCACATCCTCCACCGCTTGTGCGGGCCCCCGTCAATTCCTTTGAGTTTCACACTTGCGTGCGTACTCCCCAGGCGGGATACTTAACGCGTTAGCTTCGGCACGGCTTGGGTCGATACAAACCACGCCTAGTATCCATCGTTTACGGCTAAGACTACAGGGGTATCTAATCCCTTTCGCTACCTTAGCTTTCGTCCCTGAGGGTCAGGTGCGACCCAGTAGAGCGCTTTCGCCACCGGTGTTCTTCCCAATCTCTACGCATTTCACCGCTACACTGGGAATTCCCTCTACCCCTGTCGCCCTCTAGCGCACCAGTTTCCACTGCTCTACCGGAGTTGAGCTCCGACCTTTAACAGCAGACTTGATGCGCCCCCTGCGGACGCTTTACGCCCAATAATTCCGGATAACGCTTGCCTCCTCCGTATTACCGCGGCTGCTGGCACGGAGTTAGCCGAGGCTGATTCCTCAGGTACCGTCAGGACTTCTTCCCTGAGAAAAGTGGTTGACAGCCCAAGAGCCTTCTTCCCACACGCGGCGTTGCTCCGTCAGGCTTTCGCCCATTGCGGAAAATTCCCCACTGCTGCCTCCCGTAGGAGTCTGGGCCGTGTCTCAGTCCCAGTGTGGCTGCTCATCCTCTCAGACCAGCTACCGATCGCTGCCTTGGTACGCTTTTACCCCACCAACTAACTAATCGGACGCGAGCTCCTCTTCAGGCAGAAACCTGTTTCACCTCTCGGCCTATTGGGGATTAGCCGTCGTTTCCAACGGTTGTCCCCATCCTGAAGGTAGATTCTCACGCGTTACTCACCCGTCCGCCACTAAGCCCGAGGGCTTCGTTCGACTTGCATGTGTTAAGCACGCCGCCAGCGTTCATCCTGAGCCAGGATCAAACTCTCCATGTTGAGAGCCTGTGGCTCTAAGTTTTGACAATTGCTTGGCGTTTTTAGCCTTGCTTTCGTCTTTTCCTTCGTTTCTTTAAGAATTCATTGACGTGGAAGCGTTAACGTTATAATGTTAACTTTAGGCTTTTCCAACTATTAAGTTTTTCTAGGTTCAGAGTGCGCTGTCTGGGGCGTTTGTGGTCGCTTCCGTTTCGAGCGCATTAACCAATATAGGGCTTATTTCTCTAAGTGTCAACCCTTTTTCCAAAAAATTTTCTACTTTTTTTCTTTCCCTTGCTGGGGGCGGGTTTCAGCAGCTAAAAAAGTTAGAATAATCAAGACAACCTCTTCAGAGCAGAGACAAGCGGGAAAATTGAGATCATGACACTGCCACCAAATATTCTGATTGAGCCTTTATTACAAGACTGGTTACGGGAAGATATTGGACGGGGCGATCGCGCGACATCAGCCCTAATTGAACCCACTTTAATTCCACAAGAGGCGGTTTGGATTGCTAAACAACCTGGGATCATTGCTGGTTTACCAATTGCAGAAAAAATCTTTCGCTTATTGGGAGAAATCGTCTGGCATCCGCAAGTTAGTGAAGGGGAAAGTTGTCATCAGCAACAGGAAATTTTACGCTGTCGCGCCCAACCCAATACCCTGCTTACTGGAGAGAGGGTTGCTTTAAACCTGGTAATGCACTTGAGTGGGATTGCAACTCTTACCCGTAGCTATGTGGACAAAATTGCTGATTTACCGACGCAGTTAGTTGATACCCGAAAAACAACGCCAGGCTTAAGAGTTTTAGAAAAATACGCGACTCAGTTGGGTGGTGCAGTTAACCATCGCTTTGGTTTAGATGATTCGGCGATGATCAAAGAAAATCATATCCAAGTTGCAGGCGGAGTTAAAAACGCGATCGCGCAAGTTCGTTCTCAACTCCCCTATCCGTTAACCATCGAAGTAGAAACCACGACACAAGCGGAAGTGGAAGCAGCCCTCACCACTGAGGTTGATATCATCATGCTGGATAATATGTCCCCTCAGTTAATGAGTGAAATGGTGCAGTTAATTCGTCGTAGTGGCAAAGCGATTAAAATTGAAGCCTCAGGGAATATTACCCTAGAAACGATTCGGGAGGTTGCAGAAACAGGAGTTGACTATATTTCTACCAGTGCACCGATTACCCAAGCCAAATGGTTAGATTTAAGCATGAAGCTGTTATAACCCCTAGTTTTTAGAAAACAATGTCCGATAGACAGGCTCATTTTGGTTAATGGTACTAATTTCACGTTCAGTCGCCACAGGAAGGGGATTTTCTGAAAGCCAACTCAGGTTTTCTCGAATAAAAGCGGGATGTTGAGCGAAATGACGAGACATTTCTAGACTGACAAACTCTACATCGGATTGTAGAAATACGGTTGCTTGAGATGGGAGATACTCAGCAAGGGCGTTAACCAATTCAGGTTGAACAATTCGTCGTTTCCCATGACGTTTTTTAAACCAAGGATCAGGAAATTGAATCGTTACATACTCAACGGCCTTCTTGGGAAGAGAAGCTAAAATGACATTCAGAGAAATATTAACTTGGCAAAAAAGGTAATGAAGATTGGTTAAAGCCAGTTCATCCCGAATACGGTTGGCTTCGATGACGAGAGGTTCACGAATTTCCAATCCTAAGTAATTATAGTCTGGTTGCACTTGCGCCATTTCTAATAGAAAACGCCCTCTGGCTGCACCAATATCTAAAAAAAATGGCTGGCTAAGATCAGAATAAATCTTTCCCCAATTCGGGAGCGTGGGCGGGGTTTGATATTTTTCACTAAGGGGGTTAACGTGCTGACGAACTCTTACTCTGGGCAAGTTTGATCTCTCCTTAATTCCTAATTTAATGCTTTAAGCGCGATCGCCAGTAACAATATAAGCAACACGCTGTCCAATATTTGTCGCATGATCTGCCATGCGCTCTAAATGACGAATCGTTAATCCTAATAATAAAATCGGTTCAACCACACTATCTATCTTGTTATCTTTAGCCAAAACAGTATAAAGCTCATCATAGGCATCATCCACGATATCATCCATTTGTTTAACTCTCTTTCCTGCTGTCGCATCTAAATCCGCCAAAGCCACTAAACTTGCTGCTAACATCATTTGAGTTTGATGAGACATGGCTGCAACTTCTGATAAACAAGGATGAGGAGGATAAGGAAATAACTTAATGGCAAATTCTGCTAAATCTTGGGCATAATCACCAATACGCTCTAAATCTCGAATTAATTGCATAAATGCACTGATTACTCGTAAATCTGTTGCGACGGGGGCTTGTAATGTCATCAGAGCAGCGCAATCCAATTCAATTTGACGATAATACTGATCAACTTGTCGATCAATATCATCAATTTGTTTTGCTGCTTCCAAATTTTGATGAAAAAGGGCTTCATGACTCAAGCGAAACGATTGTTCAACCAAAGCTCCCATCCGCAAAACATCTTGTTCGATCCGTTTTAAGGAACGGTCAAAGTAAGAATTTCGAGGATCGCCATTATGAGAAGACCAATAACTCAACACATTTGAAGTGGATCGTTGCCACGTAGAAAATTTGACTGATCATATATAGCGCTACTTGAAAAGGGAAAAGGACAAGGTAAGCCATAACTTGTTTTTTTTGATTTCAATCTGCCTTAACCTAAATGAGTAGTGCTATAACACTAAGTTAATCTTTTTTGAGGAAACTTGACAAGCGATAAGATTGCCATTTATTCCTGAGAGTGATCAGTTGAGATCTCTTCTAAACTAACTTTTGGGAGTTCGATTTGTAACCAAGCTCCTCCTGTATCAGGATGATTTTTAGCTTGGATTCTTCCCTCATGAGCCAAAATAATTTGTCGTGTAATGGATAGACCTAGACCTGTTCCTGAGGATTGAAATCCTGTTGTTGAGTGATCAGGAGGATCTTTTTCTTCTGCTGACATATCATTCCCTCGATAGAGGCGATCAAATACTCGTAAAATGTCTGTTTTTGATAAGCCTTGACCTTGATCAATGACATTAATTTGCACCCAATCTTCTGGCTTATTGATGCGATGGGAAGGAAGCAAAACAACATTCACCCAAATGTTACTTTCGGGTGGACTATATTTAATGGCATTATCAAAAAGGTTGAGAAAGACTTGTGTAAGGCGAGAATGATCTGCGGTGATAAATAAGGATTGTTCTCCTTGATAGATGAATTGTAATTGCTTCTGGTCAGCTAAGGGTTTAAGGGTTTCCCAGGCGGAAGTAATCAGAGATTGTAAGGCAAAATATTCGGTTTTTAGGTTTTGTTGGGGTCTTTTTTCGAGTTGAGAAATTTCTAACCAATCTTCAATGAGACGAATGAGCCGATTGGCTTCTTGTAGCATTTGCTCAACCCAACGACTTTCTGGGGGTTGTAGTCTTGTTTGTAGGGCTTCTGCAACCAAACGAATAGAGGTGAGAGGCGTTCTCAATTCATGAGTGAGATCAGAAAAGAGGCGATCTGAACGTTGAGAGAGTTCGACAAGGGGTTGTTGATTTTCTAGGAAGACACCGACCGCACCTTCTGGTAAGGGATAGCTTGATCCTTTCAGCGCGATCGCGATCGTAAAATTCTTTGGGGAAGATTGACCCCTTGTATCCGTTGAAAAATCAGTAGTATGAAAAACCCATTCTTGAATTTGAGGGTGTTGAGTCTTGCGAGTTTCTTCAATAAGTTGGTCCAGTTCATAAGAGCGAACTAACTCTAAGAGTAACCTCACTTGACCTTGTTTCCAGCGATCAAGGCGCAGTAGCTGTCGCGCTTGTTGATTACACCATAGCAACTGATTTTCTTCATCGACTTGGATATAGCCAATGGGAGCAACTTCTATTAAGTCTTGCCAAAGTTCTAATTGATTTTGGAGTTGATCCGCATGGGCTTGGATTCGTAAAATTTCCCGACGCAAGCGATTACTTAAAGGTAAGGAAATATTTTCGGGATGTTGATCCGATAGATCTTTCAGGAGTTGGCGTAATTTTTTTTGTGAGGAGCGTTTTTGCCAGTAACCAATCAGCAATCCAAGGAATAAACCACTAGCAAAGGTAAATAGTATGGTGAGAGTCATGAAAGTTTGAATAATTAATCCTTTCTGTTAAAGGATACTTCTCATCCTCTAAAGTTGAGATTAATTTTCATTCACAACCATTAGGATTAGGATTAACCGAACCGATAGCCAAAACCTCGCACTGTAACAATATATGAGGGGTGAGAGGGATCGGGTTCTAATTTTTCTCGTAACCAGCGAATATGAACATCAACGGTTTTGGTATCACCGAGAAAGTCTGGGCCCCAGATTTGCTCAATGAGTTGTTCTCGTGACCAAACGCGACGAGGAGAACCAATAAAGAGTTCTAGCAGTTTAAATTCTTTGGGTGAGAGGCTAATCTCTTCTCCGCGAACAGTAACGCGACATTCTTGAGGAAACAGGGTAATATCTTGATATTGCAGGACAGGGCTTTGGGGGAAGCTGCTAAACCGTTGTCGTCGTAATAAAGCCCGACAGCGAGCGATAAACTCGGGCATACTAAAGGGTTTGGTAATGTAGTCGTCTGCACCCACTTCTAAGCCTAAAACGCGATCGGTTTCGCTTGCTTTAGCACTTAAAATGAGTACAGGGATAATATTGCCCTGATACCGTAGCCAACGGCAAATATCTAGTCCGTTAATTTGCGGTAACATCAAATCTAAAACAATCAGATCGTAAGGAAACTCTGGACTATTGGGGTCTTCTGCTTGTAAGAGATTAGAAGCAGTTCGTCCATCTGTTGCTATAGAAACTTCATAACCTTCTTCTTTTAGGGAAAGGACGACCATTTCTCGAATTAAGTCTTCATCTTCGACGACGAGAATGCGAGCAGATTGAGTAAATTCCTGACTGGAAGAAGTTTTTGGTATATCAAGAGACAGCATAGAACTCCATTATGTTTTAGATACTCTAGCCAACATATATCTCAAAATGGGACATTTTAGGGAAAATATTTGTTTTTTAAGGTTTAAAGTGGATTTATAGTGCTACGCGCTGGGGAAGGGAAAGGGTAAGCCATGACTTGTTTTTTGATTTCAATCCGTCAAAAACCCGAATCAGTAGTGCTATAACTAGAGAACATTCAATTGAATCGCTTATGTTACTGCATTTACAGACTTGGCAGGAAGTTGAACAGTATTTAGAACAATCCCGAGGAATGATTATTCCCATTGGTTCAACGGAACAACACGGACCAACAGGATTAATTGGAACGGATGCCATTTGTGCGGAGGTAATTGCTAAAGGAGTGGGAGAAAACACAAATGCTTTGGTTGCACCAACGATTAATGTTGGTATGGCTCTTCATCATCTCGCGTTTCCAGGAAGCCTCAGCTTACGCCCGACAACTTTAATTCAAGTTGTTCAAGATATCACTTCTAGTTTAGCGTCTTCTGGGTTTCGGCGATTCTTTTTTATTAATGGTCATGGTGGAAATATTGCCACCTTAAAGGCTGCTTTTTCTCAAACCTACGCCCATCTTGCGGATTTAAATTTACCAGAAGCGGATCAAGTTTATTGTCAAGTTTCTAATTGGTTTATGTGTCGTGAGGTTCGTGAGTTAGCCAAAGAATTATATGGCGATGAAGAAGGATCGCACGCCACTCCTAGTGAAGTAGCACTCACCCAATATGCTTATCCAGAGGCGATTAAGTCCGCTCATCTTGAAAAAGAGGTAGCTTCAGGACACCCCATTTACAGTGCTGAAGATTTCCGTCGTCATTATCCTGATGGGAGAATGGGATCGAATCCTGCACTTGCGACCCCTGAACAGGGGAAACAGTTCTATGAAAGGGCGGTAAAGGCTTTGAGTGAGCAGTATTTGAAGTTCTTGAACAGTTAGGTAAGTGACTAACCCAATCACTGAACATTAATTGACATTCCTGTTGATTATCTTCGATTAGTCCAGTCATCAATTATTCTTCTTCATCCCCTTCGCCGTAACGAGGTTGGGAGGGAATAGCAGCAACGATCGCGTCAAGGACGGTACTAACAGTAATAATTTCAATCCCTAGATCGGGTAAACTTTGCCCCTTGGGAACGATCGCGCGTTGAAAGCCTAATTTCGCAGCTTCTTTAATCCGCAGTTCTAATTGTGACACTAATCGCACCTGCCCCCCTAACCCCACCTCACCAATCAAAGCCGTCCTTGGATCCACCACGCGATCGCGAAAACTCGCCACAACCGCCACCGCCACCCCTAAATCAGCAGCTGGTTCTTCCACCCCTAAACCACCCGCCGTTGCTACATAAGCATCTAACTTAGAAAGCGGAACCCCCACTCGTTTTTCTAACACTGCTAAAATCTGTTGGAGACGGTTATAATCAACCCCAGTGGTTGCCCGCCTAGGAGAGGTATAACTGGTGGGACTCACTAGAGCCTGCAACTCGACTACAATGGGTCGTGTGCCTTCGCAAGCAACCACAATGGCAGTTCCAGGGACAGATTCATCCCGATTCCCCAAAAATAATTCTGAAGGATTTTCCACCTCTCGCAAGCCATGATCAATCATTTCAAAGACCCCGATCTCATGAGTCGCCCCAAAGCGGTTTTTCACAGATCGGAGAAGCCGATGAGACGCATAGCGGTCTCCTTCAAAATAAAGCACCGTATCCACTAAATGTTCTAACACTCTTGGTCCGGCGATCGCGCCTTCTTTGGTAACATGACCGACAATCAACAAGGTCACATTTTCCCGTTTTGCCACTTGCATTAACGCTGACGTACATTCCCGCACCTGCGCCACCGAACCAGGTGCAGAACTTAAAGAAGCAAAGTAAAGGGTTTGAATACTATCAATAATCGCTAACATGGGTTTAAGTGATTCAATTTCCCGTAAAATTTCTTCTAAATCCGTTTCCGCTAAAACATAAAGATTGTCATGACTGAGACTTTTCGGCGTGTGACCATTACTATCAGCAGCAGCGTTTTTTTCTTCCGTGGGCATATCCGTTAATCCTACCCCCAAGCGCGAAGCCCGTAACTTCACTTGTTGTCCCGATTCTTCTGCTGATACATAAAGCGTACGCTGCGTGTGTGCGGTTTGGTTTGCCACTTGTAACAACAAGGTTGATTTACCAATTCCGGGATCACCGCCAATCAAAACCAAAGAACCTGGAACAATCCCCCCACCCAACACCCGATCCAACTCAACATATCCTGAGGGAAAACGAGGCTGTTCATCATCTTGAATTTGAGAAAATTTTAAGGAAATCCGAGGCTTAGGGGGTTTATTTTTATTAACAGAAGTGGGATATTTATTAGACTGCCATCCACTGCGAGAATTTCCGCCAACTGAGGTGACCTGTTCTTCCTCTAGAGTGCCAAATTCTCCACAACCCGAACACTTACCAAACCATTGGTTATGTTCTGTGCCACAAACACTGCAAACATGGATTATTTTTGCTTTAGACATTTTAAGTTAATATTAATTTGTTTTCTTCAATTTGTTTTAAATTGTTACGATATACTTTTACAGTTTGTAAACCTAAAACCAATCTTAGGAATCGATTATTTTCGACAATAAGAGATAACTTAGTCTCTAGGAATCTCTTTCTCAAGGATATTCTAGAAATAGAAAGACTAATCAAAACCATTTAGGATCAACAACTGGTCGAAAAATAAGGAGTGTTGAGAAATTTGGAAAATCATAAAGAAAAAATTTTAGTCGTTGACGATGAAGCTAGCATTCGTCGTATCCTCGAAACTCGTTTGTCCATGATTGGCTACGATGTTGTAACAGCAGCAGATGGTGAAGAAGCCATTGCTACTTTTAACGAAAATCATCCTGATCTGGTTGTTTTAGATGTAATGATGCCAAAACTGGATGGTTATGGGGTGTGTCAAGAACTCCGCAAAGAATCTGACATTCCCATTATCATGCTAACTGCACTGGGAGATGTTGCTGACCGCATTACAGGGCTAGAATTAGGCGCGGATGACTATGTGGTCAAACCGTTTTCTCCCAAGGAGTTAGAAGCCCGTATCCGTTCGGTATTAAGACGAGTGGATAAAGAGGGAATGTCAGGGATTCCCAGTTCTGGCGTAATTCAGGTGGGTTCAATTAAAATTGATACCAACCGCCGTCAAGTGTATAAAGGAGACGAACGTATTCGCCTTACGGGAATGGAGTTTAGTTTGCTAGAACTGATGGTGGGTCGGTCTGGGGAAGCCTTTTCTCGGTCTGAGATTTTGCAGGAAGTGTGGGGTTATACCCCTGAACGTCATGTGGATACCCGCGTGGTGGATGTGCATATTTCTCGGTTACGCGCCAAACTGGAAGATGATCCCAGTAACCCAGAATTAATCTTGACTGCTAGAGGAACGGGTTATATGTTCCAGCGTGTGACTGAGGTTGGGGAGGAAAAATCTCAATGATCGATTGTTTATGAAGACTTCTGATCCCAATCGGATTTTACGCCTTTTGCCCCTCCTTGTTGGGGGGCTAGGGGGAACTTTTTTGCTGATTAATCGCCTGCTCACTCTTGAGTTAACTTCATCGCAAGCGCGATCCGATGCCATTGGAGTTTTACTCAGTGCGATTTTGATTTTAGTGGGACTGCTTTGGCAACGGGTGCAACCGCGTTCTCCTGAGGCGGTCGAGTTAATCGGAGAAGAAGGGTTTGAGTTGGCTTCCGATTTATCAGAAGACGCAAAAACAGAACTGGCGTGGGCAACTCATTTATTGTTAACCAATACGCCAGCGCGATCGCTGCTGGTTTATTATCAAGGTGAAGTTTTACTTCGGCGAGGAATCTTAGGCAAAAAAGCAGAAGTGACTCCAGGCAATATTCTGCAACGAGTTTTAGAAAAACAAAAACCGGTTTATCTGGTTAACTTAAACTTATATCCTGGAAAAATTGAATTTGACTATCTTCCTGAGAATGCACAAGCCCTGATCTGTCAGCCGATCGGGAAGGAAGGGGTTTTAATAGTTGCAGCTAACGCCCCCCGAAGTTACACCAAACAAGATGAAACTTGGGTAGAAGGAATTGCGGATAAATTAAGCTATACGCTGTCTCAGGCAAAAGCAACAACCAGTCATTAAGATGAGATAGAAGAGGGTATCTTTCCAGTTAAAAGATAATCATTTCCCAATTGTTCCCAAGTGATTTCTTCGAGTTGCAAGGCTTCTGTCATCTGCTTAAAGTCTAGATCTCCGACTGGTGTTGGTGCAGTCACGCCACCAATAATTTTCGGGGCGATAAACGCTAAAACTTTTTGTACTGCGCCCTCTTTGATCGCTTTTGCAGCAAGCGTTCCCCCACATTCCCATAACACTCTTGCCAATCCCCGTTCATAAAGGTATTTCATGACAGCAGAAGGAGTTAATGGCGATACTTGCAACACTTCTACTCCTTGCTTTTCCAATTGCTTTGCTTGCTGGACATTTTCAGTTTCACTTAAGACCAGTGTTGCTGCTTCATCGGTTTGAAAAATATGAGCTTCTGGTGATAGATCTAAACGGCGAGTCATTACAATTCGTAATGGATTCTGTTTGGTTAATTGATGAGTGGTTAAATAAGGATTATCTTGACGGACTGTATTCCCACCAACAATCACCGCATCACATTGAGACCGTTCTTGGTAAACTCGATTCCGTGCAGGAATATCCGTTACCCAAGCACTATGTCCCACAGTGGTTGCAATTTTCCCATCTAAAGTCATGGCATATTTAAAGATCCCAAAGGGACGTTGATAGAGAATGCGATGGATAAAACCCGCATTGAGTTCGCGACATGCTTTTTCTTCTACCCCCACTAAAACAGAAATCCCTGCTGCTTCCAGTTTTTGTCTCCCACCAGAAGCGTTTGCGTTAGGATCTGACATACCAATAATGACTTTTTTAATC comes from Halothece sp. PCC 7418 and encodes:
- the nadC gene encoding carboxylating nicotinate-nucleotide diphosphorylase, with translation MTLPPNILIEPLLQDWLREDIGRGDRATSALIEPTLIPQEAVWIAKQPGIIAGLPIAEKIFRLLGEIVWHPQVSEGESCHQQQEILRCRAQPNTLLTGERVALNLVMHLSGIATLTRSYVDKIADLPTQLVDTRKTTPGLRVLEKYATQLGGAVNHRFGLDDSAMIKENHIQVAGGVKNAIAQVRSQLPYPLTIEVETTTQAEVEAALTTEVDIIMLDNMSPQLMSEMVQLIRRSGKAIKIEASGNITLETIREVAETGVDYISTSAPITQAKWLDLSMKLL
- a CDS encoding response regulator transcription factor, yielding MLSLDIPKTSSSQEFTQSARILVVEDEDLIREMVVLSLKEEGYEVSIATDGRTASNLLQAEDPNSPEFPYDLIVLDLMLPQINGLDICRWLRYQGNIIPVLILSAKASETDRVLGLEVGADDYITKPFSMPEFIARCRALLRRQRFSSFPQSPVLQYQDITLFPQECRVTVRGEEISLSPKEFKLLELFIGSPRRVWSREQLIEQIWGPDFLGDTKTVDVHIRWLREKLEPDPSHPSYIVTVRGFGYRFG
- the trmB gene encoding tRNA (guanosine(46)-N7)-methyltransferase TrmB — translated: MPRVRVRQHVNPLSEKYQTPPTLPNWGKIYSDLSQPFFLDIGAARGRFLLEMAQVQPDYNYLGLEIREPLVIEANRIRDELALTNLHYLFCQVNISLNVILASLPKKAVEYVTIQFPDPWFKKRHGKRRIVQPELVNALAEYLPSQATVFLQSDVEFVSLEMSRHFAQHPAFIRENLSWLSENPLPVATEREISTINQNEPVYRTLFSKN
- a CDS encoding creatininase family protein is translated as MLLHLQTWQEVEQYLEQSRGMIIPIGSTEQHGPTGLIGTDAICAEVIAKGVGENTNALVAPTINVGMALHHLAFPGSLSLRPTTLIQVVQDITSSLASSGFRRFFFINGHGGNIATLKAAFSQTYAHLADLNLPEADQVYCQVSNWFMCREVRELAKELYGDEEGSHATPSEVALTQYAYPEAIKSAHLEKEVASGHPIYSAEDFRRHYPDGRMGSNPALATPEQGKQFYERAVKALSEQYLKFLNS
- the phoU gene encoding phosphate signaling complex protein PhoU gives rise to the protein MLSYWSSHNGDPRNSYFDRSLKRIEQDVLRMGALVEQSFRLSHEALFHQNLEAAKQIDDIDRQVDQYYRQIELDCAALMTLQAPVATDLRVISAFMQLIRDLERIGDYAQDLAEFAIKLFPYPPHPCLSEVAAMSHQTQMMLAASLVALADLDATAGKRVKQMDDIVDDAYDELYTVLAKDNKIDSVVEPILLLGLTIRHLERMADHATNIGQRVAYIVTGDRA
- a CDS encoding cell wall metabolism sensor histidine kinase WalK, coding for MTLTILFTFASGLFLGLLIGYWQKRSSQKKLRQLLKDLSDQHPENISLPLSNRLRREILRIQAHADQLQNQLELWQDLIEVAPIGYIQVDEENQLLWCNQQARQLLRLDRWKQGQVRLLLELVRSYELDQLIEETRKTQHPQIQEWVFHTTDFSTDTRGQSSPKNFTIAIALKGSSYPLPEGAVGVFLENQQPLVELSQRSDRLFSDLTHELRTPLTSIRLVAEALQTRLQPPESRWVEQMLQEANRLIRLIEDWLEISQLEKRPQQNLKTEYFALQSLITSAWETLKPLADQKQLQFIYQGEQSLFITADHSRLTQVFLNLFDNAIKYSPPESNIWVNVVLLPSHRINKPEDWVQINVIDQGQGLSKTDILRVFDRLYRGNDMSAEEKDPPDHSTTGFQSSGTGLGLSITRQIILAHEGRIQAKNHPDTGGAWLQIELPKVSLEEISTDHSQE